The stretch of DNA TTTGCTTATTTTCTACTTGTTTATAAATTGTATTTATTATTTCTTCTAGCTGAACTGGTTTTGCTAATTGGTTTGCAAATAAAAGCATATCTACACCTGAATTTATAGCTAGGCTTACTGTTTGTTCTAATGTATAATGCTTTGAGATTGCTCTCATTTGTAAGTCATCTGTTACTAAAACGCCTTTAAATCCTAATTTATTTCGTAAAAGTTTTGTATTAATATTTTTTGATAAAGTTGCTGGATATATTGGGTCTAAAAACTTATTAAAAACATGTGCTGTCATTATCATATGGGCTTGATTGTTTTTGATTAAGTATTTATATGGTTCAAGTTCTACGCTATCCCAAGTATTTGAAATATCTACGAAACCTTTATGAGAATCACCTAAAGATGAACCATGACCTGGGAAATGTTTTAAAACAGATATTACATTTTGTTTTTTTAATTCATCTATAAATACAGAAGAATACTCTACTACTTTTTTAGGATCTTTTCCAAATGAACGCCCTAGTTTTACAATTACTGTATTGTCTGGATTGATATTTAGGTCAACTACTGGTGCAAAGTCTATATTTATTCCATTTGTATTTAGCATTTTTCCTAAGTTGCTATAAATACCTCTTGCAAATGATATATCTTTTGTAGAAACATCTTTTGCTTTTGGTATTGACATAAAACCATTTTTAGTATTTAATCTTTGAACAATTCCACCTTCTTGGTCTATTGCTATTAAAAGTTTAGTTTTATTTATACTTTGTAATTGTTTTGTTAGATTTTGAACTTGTTTTGGGTTTTTGATATTTTTTATTTTCTTTTTATTATTTGGGTCTTTATC from Poseidonibacter antarcticus encodes:
- a CDS encoding glycoside hydrolase family 3 protein, with the translated sequence MIKKFLLLSLLSTLLFSANDTYSKQQIEKMIAKMVILGFKGESIDANSKIYQDIKKYDLGGVILFDKDPNNKKKIKNIKNPKQVQNLTKQLQSINKTKLLIAIDQEGGIVQRLNTKNGFMSIPKAKDVSTKDISFARGIYSNLGKMLNTNGINIDFAPVVDLNINPDNTVIVKLGRSFGKDPKKVVEYSSVFIDELKKQNVISVLKHFPGHGSSLGDSHKGFVDISNTWDSVELEPYKYLIKNNQAHMIMTAHVFNKFLDPIYPATLSKNINTKLLRNKLGFKGVLVTDDLQMRAISKHYTLEQTVSLAINSGVDMLLFANQLAKPVQLEEIINTIYKQVENKQISIDRIVQANRRINSLLDNY